One Pecten maximus chromosome 16, xPecMax1.1, whole genome shotgun sequence DNA window includes the following coding sequences:
- the LOC117345306 gene encoding uncharacterized protein LOC117345306 produces the protein MNYNERQSPQSKWDNQEAYYHWYPLLSIIASKELFGDQLSAVGRLLISVSVSHADFEVYDATGLTVTEMVASSIDDSVNSNNTACLNTIWTRDLRLMISANIADKKSKSSNISLSVQKEEDFSEIDSQNDRLGNKE, from the exons ATGAATTACAACGAAAGACAGAGTCCGCAATCAAAATGGGATAATCAAGAGGCTTATTATCATTGGTACCCACTTTTATCAATTATTGCAAGCAAAGAATTGTTCGGTGACCAACTAAG cgctgtcggtcgactgctaatcagcgtatcggtcagtcacgctgattttGAAGTCTATGACGCCACAGGTTTAACAGTAACTGAAATGGTGGCCAGCAGTATAGacgacagtgtgaacagtaacaacacagcatgtctgaatacgatctggacacgagatttgaggttgatgaTTTcggcgaatattgccgacaagaagtcgAAATCCAGCAATATCAGTTTGAGCGTTcaaaaagaagaagattttaGTGAAATCGACTCTCaaaatgaccgcttgggtaACAAAGAATAA